A single window of Dermacentor albipictus isolate Rhodes 1998 colony chromosome 1, USDA_Dalb.pri_finalv2, whole genome shotgun sequence DNA harbors:
- the LOC135907923 gene encoding UV-stimulated scaffold protein A-like isoform X2 → MAQGNLELCKVIDTLTSSAPVHVKNECMAKLKLFCRSSDRMLKEACALLKERLEEDDADVRLDTLAVIHELFTRSHLFRTLILEDFQRILALLVGTNIDLPLPGTLAASKKLQDKSWETIEKWNEKFGASYKILSLAVEYLKSRKQKMQQPEQQPAWSRRLLAEISERTPDMQLSVTQMENCFRLLVPSETEEEAGKESAPATCPLPGTSLAERLRDHAVPLTFNLEIELSRKVNVRKTADNEEVLDTLRRLDKELMEAFFPMVKKWLKGLAKINHPIEVLRNTIDLKHRIEIVHEKFEELNVGSEDSSDSELEEVPEKEGYEPVVPAGRRAEYGLRPIEKRPKVNMPDKASRCKKPEEVSDPTSREAQLLRLNRVLGSESSSDDGKPTSKIVPSTKDLEEAGPSTSNSAPVRNIDLDLIYWEQDKIEKEAGSGFSDLNCVWKGTSKDDDNVKAQALPFRERHIEFSGTFEPVKWACRAPLPSGKLCPRRDRLKCPLHGPIVARDELGNPRDPNLAQQTPSVPEWQDPQLLRDLEAATGVQLHVGRPVRQQHSRRRPVTSARQRLEKKVFNKRAAKRVAESMDAIDSKKFSDKFGHQWNYALGT, encoded by the exons ATGGCACAGGGAAACTTAGAGCTTTGTAAAGTTATCGACACGCTGACATCTTCGGCACCAGTACACGTTAAAAACGAGTGCATGGCGAAACTGAAGCTGTTTTGTCG TTCGTCAGATCGTATGTTGAAGGAAGCCTGTGCCTTGCTTAAAGAGAGGCTGGAGGAGGACGACGCCGATGTCCGTTTAGACACGCTTGCTGTCATCCATGAACTGTTCACGAGGTCGCACTTGTTTCGGACATTGATCTTGGAAGATTTTCAGAGAATTCTGGCACTGCTTGTCGGAACAAACATAGACCTACCGCTTCCCGGAACTCTG GCAGCGTCCAAGAAGTTACAGGATAAATCCTGGGAAACGATCGAAAAGTGGAACGAGAAATTCGGCGCTAGCTACAAAATCCTTTCCCTAGCCGTGGAATATTTGAAGAGCCGTAAACAG AAGATGCAACAACCAGAACAGCAGCCTGCCTGGTCTCGAAGGCTTCTTGCTGAGATTTCTGAGCGGACACCAGACATGCAACTCAGTGTTACACAAATGGAAAACTGCTTTCGTTTGTTGGTGCCCAGTGAGACGGAAGAAGAGGCAGGCAAGGAATCTGCACCAGCCACATGTCCATTGCCAGGAACATCATTAGCCGAGCGTCTAAGAGACCATGCCGTGCCTCTTACATTCAACCTGGAAATAGAATTGTCACGAAAAGTAAATGTGCGGAAGACAGCAGACAATGAAGAAGTCCTGGACACTCTGCGACGGCTCGACAAAGAGCTGATGGAGGCATTCTTTCCAATGGTTAAAAAGTGGCTTAAAGGACTGGCCAAGATTAACCATCCAATAGAAGTACTGAGGAACACAATTGACCTTAAACACCGCATTGAAATTGTGCACGAGAAGTTTGAAGAGTTGAATGTGGGATCTGAAGACTCCTCTGACAGTGAACTTGAAGAGGTGCCAGAAAAAGAAGGCTATGAACCTGTGGTTCCTGCTGGCAGGCGGGCTGAGTATG GCCTCAGACCTATAGAGAAAAGGCCAAAAGTGAACATGCCAGATAAAGCCTCTCGGTGCAAGAAACCTGAGGAAGTGTCTGACCCAACTTCTCGAGAGGCGCAGCTGCTGAGGCTTAACAGGGTGCTCGGCAGTGAAAGCAGCAGTGATGA TGGCAAGCCAACTAGCAAGATTGTACCCAGCACTAa AGACCTCGAAGAGGCTGGTCCGAGCACATCCAATAGTGCGCCAGTACGGAACATTGACCTGGACTTGATTTACTGGGAACAAGACAAGATTGAAAAAGAAGCAGGCAGTGGCTTCAGTGACCTGAACTGTGTTTGGAAAGGGACCTCCAAGGATGATGATAATGTGAAAGCACAG GCATTGCCATTTCGGGAGAGGCACATAGAATTCAGTGGGACATTTGAGCCGGTAAAGTGGGCCTGCCGTGCACCACTTCCTAGTGGCAAATTATGTCCTCGTCGTGATCGGCTGAAG TGCCCTCTGCATGGCCCAATTGTGGCCAGGGATGAGCTTGGCAATCCACGGGATCCAAACCTGGCACAGCAAACACCAAGTGTGCCTGAGTGGCAAGATCCCCAGCTGCTCCGGGACCTGGAGGCAGCCACAGGTGTCCAGCTCCACGTAGGCCGACCAGTGCGGCAGCAGCACAGTCGTCGCCGTCCAGTAACCAGTGCTAGGCAGCGTCTTGAAAAGAAGGTCTTCAACAA aCGAGCAGCAAAAAGAGTGGCCGAATCGATGGATGCCATCGACAGCAAGAAGTTCAGTGACAAGTTTGGGCACCAGTGGAACTATGCACTAGGGACATGA
- the LOC135907923 gene encoding UV-stimulated scaffold protein A-like isoform X1 yields MAQGNLELCKVIDTLTSSAPVHVKNECMAKLKLFCRSSDRMLKEACALLKERLEEDDADVRLDTLAVIHELFTRSHLFRTLILEDFQRILALLVGTNIDLPLPGTLAASKKLQDKSWETIEKWNEKFGASYKILSLAVEYLKSRKQKMQQPEQQPAWSRRLLAEISERTPDMQLSVTQMENCFRLLVPSETEEEAGKESAPATCPLPGTSLAERLRDHAVPLTFNLEIELSRKVNVRKTADNEEVLDTLRRLDKELMEAFFPMVKKWLKGLAKINHPIEVLRNTIDLKHRIEIVHEKFEELNVGSEDSSDSELEEVPEKEGYEPVVPAGRRAEYGLRPIEKRPKVNMPDKASRCKKPEEVSDPTSREAQLLRLNRVLGSESSSDEYVFWHLLCILYRTHSLCLLSSGKPTSKIVPSTKDLEEAGPSTSNSAPVRNIDLDLIYWEQDKIEKEAGSGFSDLNCVWKGTSKDDDNVKAQALPFRERHIEFSGTFEPVKWACRAPLPSGKLCPRRDRLKCPLHGPIVARDELGNPRDPNLAQQTPSVPEWQDPQLLRDLEAATGVQLHVGRPVRQQHSRRRPVTSARQRLEKKVFNKRAAKRVAESMDAIDSKKFSDKFGHQWNYALGT; encoded by the exons ATGGCACAGGGAAACTTAGAGCTTTGTAAAGTTATCGACACGCTGACATCTTCGGCACCAGTACACGTTAAAAACGAGTGCATGGCGAAACTGAAGCTGTTTTGTCG TTCGTCAGATCGTATGTTGAAGGAAGCCTGTGCCTTGCTTAAAGAGAGGCTGGAGGAGGACGACGCCGATGTCCGTTTAGACACGCTTGCTGTCATCCATGAACTGTTCACGAGGTCGCACTTGTTTCGGACATTGATCTTGGAAGATTTTCAGAGAATTCTGGCACTGCTTGTCGGAACAAACATAGACCTACCGCTTCCCGGAACTCTG GCAGCGTCCAAGAAGTTACAGGATAAATCCTGGGAAACGATCGAAAAGTGGAACGAGAAATTCGGCGCTAGCTACAAAATCCTTTCCCTAGCCGTGGAATATTTGAAGAGCCGTAAACAG AAGATGCAACAACCAGAACAGCAGCCTGCCTGGTCTCGAAGGCTTCTTGCTGAGATTTCTGAGCGGACACCAGACATGCAACTCAGTGTTACACAAATGGAAAACTGCTTTCGTTTGTTGGTGCCCAGTGAGACGGAAGAAGAGGCAGGCAAGGAATCTGCACCAGCCACATGTCCATTGCCAGGAACATCATTAGCCGAGCGTCTAAGAGACCATGCCGTGCCTCTTACATTCAACCTGGAAATAGAATTGTCACGAAAAGTAAATGTGCGGAAGACAGCAGACAATGAAGAAGTCCTGGACACTCTGCGACGGCTCGACAAAGAGCTGATGGAGGCATTCTTTCCAATGGTTAAAAAGTGGCTTAAAGGACTGGCCAAGATTAACCATCCAATAGAAGTACTGAGGAACACAATTGACCTTAAACACCGCATTGAAATTGTGCACGAGAAGTTTGAAGAGTTGAATGTGGGATCTGAAGACTCCTCTGACAGTGAACTTGAAGAGGTGCCAGAAAAAGAAGGCTATGAACCTGTGGTTCCTGCTGGCAGGCGGGCTGAGTATG GCCTCAGACCTATAGAGAAAAGGCCAAAAGTGAACATGCCAGATAAAGCCTCTCGGTGCAAGAAACCTGAGGAAGTGTCTGACCCAACTTCTCGAGAGGCGCAGCTGCTGAGGCTTAACAGGGTGCTCGGCAGTGAAAGCAGCAGTGATGAGTATGTCTTCTGGCACTTGTTATGTATTCTATATCGTACACATTCCCTTTGTCTCCTTTCTAGTGGCAAGCCAACTAGCAAGATTGTACCCAGCACTAa AGACCTCGAAGAGGCTGGTCCGAGCACATCCAATAGTGCGCCAGTACGGAACATTGACCTGGACTTGATTTACTGGGAACAAGACAAGATTGAAAAAGAAGCAGGCAGTGGCTTCAGTGACCTGAACTGTGTTTGGAAAGGGACCTCCAAGGATGATGATAATGTGAAAGCACAG GCATTGCCATTTCGGGAGAGGCACATAGAATTCAGTGGGACATTTGAGCCGGTAAAGTGGGCCTGCCGTGCACCACTTCCTAGTGGCAAATTATGTCCTCGTCGTGATCGGCTGAAG TGCCCTCTGCATGGCCCAATTGTGGCCAGGGATGAGCTTGGCAATCCACGGGATCCAAACCTGGCACAGCAAACACCAAGTGTGCCTGAGTGGCAAGATCCCCAGCTGCTCCGGGACCTGGAGGCAGCCACAGGTGTCCAGCTCCACGTAGGCCGACCAGTGCGGCAGCAGCACAGTCGTCGCCGTCCAGTAACCAGTGCTAGGCAGCGTCTTGAAAAGAAGGTCTTCAACAA aCGAGCAGCAAAAAGAGTGGCCGAATCGATGGATGCCATCGACAGCAAGAAGTTCAGTGACAAGTTTGGGCACCAGTGGAACTATGCACTAGGGACATGA